Proteins found in one Neurospora crassa OR74A linkage group II, whole genome shotgun sequence genomic segment:
- a CDS encoding hydroxymethylglutaryl-CoA lyase translates to MVANMSRFGSLQAIPRQLLRTSVHLRAGLQGARTTISRSYATANDQRPSQPTQPTFDNRVKIVEVGPRDGLQNEKKSIPLATKIELIERLAKTGLQTIEAGAFVSPKWVPQMANSDEILEHLLKTPPPSPVPLTFSFLAPNTKGLESALSILGKYPDAYETETTRSGKSAQEGGKPALEIAVFAAATESFSQKNLNCSIDASLRQFKEVIQQAKQANLRVRAYISVVLGCPFEGYDVDPHRVAAIATDLLEMGADEISLGDTTGMGTAPRTKELLNCLSLAGIRNEDLAMHFHDTYAQALVNTAVALEHGIRTFDSSVGGLGGCPYSPGATGNVATENVVYFMESLGMDTGVDLDRVADIGDWITREIGKPNDSVVGKAVLGARKREKKEGGDAEAPQT, encoded by the exons ATGGTTGCAAACATGTCGAGATTCGGTTCCCTTCAAGCCATCCCCCGACAACTGCTTCGGACCTCGGTCCACCTCCGTGCTGGCCTTCAAGGTGCCCGGACCACCATCAGCAGAAGCTACGCGACTGCCAACGACCAACGCCCATCCCAACCGACTCAGCCTACATTCGATAACCGTGTGAAGATTGTGGAAGTTGGCCCTCGTGATGGATTGCAGAATGAAAAGAAGTCGATACCGCTGGCGACCAAGATCGAGTTGATCGAGAGGCTCGCAAAGACGGGACTCCAGACCATCGAGGCCGGTGCTTTTGTCTCGCCCAAGTGGGTGCCACAG ATGGCCAACTCTGACGAGATCCTCGAACACCTCCTCAagacccctcctccctcccccgtTCCTCtaaccttctccttcctggCCCCCAACACCAAAGGTCTCGAGTCCGCCCTCTCCATCCTCGGCAAATACCCCGATGCCTACGAGACGGAAACCACTCGCTCCGGCAAATCTGCCCAAGAGGGCGGTAAGCCGGCCCTTGAAATCGCCGTctttgccgccgccaccgagtCCTTTTCGCAAAAGAACCTCAACTGCTCCATCGACGCTTCTTTGCGACAGTTCAAGGAAGTGATCCAGCAAGCCAAGCAAGCCAACCTGCGCGTGCGCGCTTACATCTCGGTCGTTTTGGGGTGCCCCTTTGAAGGCTACGACGTCGACCCCCACCGCGTAGCCGCCATCGCCACCGATTTGTTGGAAATGGGCGCCGACGAGATTTCCTTGGGAGACACCACAGGCATGGGCACCGCTCCGCGCACCAAGGAGTTGCTGAACTGCCTGTCTTTGGCGGGGATCCGCAACGAGGACCTGGCGATGCATTTCCACGATACCTACGCGCAGGCGCTGGTCAACACGGCGGTGGCGCTGGAGCACGGGATCCGGACGTTTGATAGTAGTGTGGGCGGGCTGGGTGGGTGTCCGTATAGTCCCGGGGCGACGGGAAACGTGGCGACGGAGAATGTGGTGTATTTTATGGAGAGCTTGGGCATGGATACGGGCGTGGATCTGGATCGGGTGGCGGATATTGGGGATTGGATCACGAGGGAGATTGGGAAGCCCAATGATAGTGTGGTGGGTAAGGCGGTGTTGGGtgcgaggaagagggagaagaaggagggtgggGATGCTGAAGCTCCCCAGACGTGA
- the dys-1 gene encoding deoxyhypusine synthase: MADNQIPSSVADAVLVKSIEMPEGSQKVEELDFNKFKGRPITVDDLLQGMKHMGFQASSMCEAVRIINEMRAYRDPTTSEKTTIFLGYTSNLISSGLRGTLRYLVQHKHVSAIVTTAGGIEEDFIKCLGDTYMSSFSAVGADLRSKGLNRIGNLVVPNSNYCAFEDWVVPILDKMLEEQEASRGTENEINWTPSKVIHRLGKEINDERSVYYWAWKNDIPVFCPALTDGSLGDMLYFHTFKASPKQLRIDIVEDIRKINTIAVRAKRAGMIILGGGIVKHHIANACLMRNGAESAVYINTAQEFDGSDAGARPDEAVSWGKIKVGADAVKVYMEATAAFPFIVANTFAKEDGL, encoded by the exons ATGGCGGACAACCAGATTCCAAGTTCCGTCGCCGATGCAGTCCTCGTCAAGTCCATCGAGATGCCCGAGGGCTCTCAAAAGGTCGAGGAGCTTGACTTCAACAAGTTCAAGGGCCGGCCCATCACCGTCGACGACCTTTTGCAAGGGATGAAGCACATGGGTTTTCAAGCCTCGTCCATGTGCGAGGCCGTGAGGATCATCAACGAGATG CGCGCCTATCGCGATCCCACCACCTCCGAAAAGACCACCATCTTCCTCGGCTACACCTCCAACCTGATCTCCTCCGGCCTGCGCGGCACCCTGCGCTACCTGGTCCAACACAAGCACGTGTCTGCCATTGTGACCACAGCCGGCGGCATCGAAGAGGACTTTATCAAGTGCTTGGGAGACACGTACatgtcctccttctccgctGTGGGAGCCGACCTGCGCTCCAAGGGCCTCAACCGCATCGGCAACCTGGTCGTGCCCAACTCCAATTACTGCGCCTTTGAGGACTGGGTCGTGCCGATTCTGGACAAAATGCTCGAGGAGCAGGAAGCCTCCAGGGGCACCGAAAACGAGATCAACTGGACGCCGAGCAAGGTGATCCATCGGCTGGGCAAGGAGATCAATGATGAGCGCTCCGTCTATTACTGGGCTTGGAAGAACGATATCCCCGTCTTCTGCCCGGCCCTCACCGACGGCAGTCTAGGCGACATGCTGTATTTCCATACGTTCAAGGCCAGCCCCAAGCAGCTGCGGATTGACATTGTGGAGGATATTCGCAAGATCAACACCATTGCGGTGCGGGCCAAGAGGGCGGGCATGATCATTTTGGGAGGAGGTATTGTCAAGCATCATATTGCGAACGCGTGTCTGATGAGGAACGGGGCGGAAAGCGCCGTGTATATCAATACGGCGCAGGAGTTTGACGGATCCGATGCGGGCGCGAGACCGGATGAGGCGGTTAGTTGGGGCAAGATCAAGGTTGGGGCCGATGCGGTCAAGGTGTATATGGAGGCTACGGCGGCGTTTCCCTTTATTGTGGCAAATACTTTTGCGAAGGAGGATGGGCTGTAA
- a CDS encoding vacuolar protein sorting protein: protein MALTWRSFDFFDATKIKIADDETRALFESNAISSVCSGSDSLFLGAYDGHVHIVGRSWKIVRSFKAYETGPITHMRQVEGTSLLVTVAEEPSTSDAINQPLLKVWALDKPAKKTGIPTCLSSVAINNGKKPFPISAFTATEDLSQLAVGFANGAVTVIRGDLIHDLGTKQRIIYESDEPITGVELRVDANITTLFIATTSRILKLAISGKGHGQPPRTVEDQGCGVGCMSVDKETGDIVVGRDDAIYYYTLDGRGPPIAYEAPKKLVSVYQDYIALVSPPTNTGESDTMRRRFWGATADSIFTFTLIHPDLRIIAHSESVLSDVKHIVQIWGDLFTITQEGQVFRYHQKSLQQRLDMLYQRNLYTLAVELAQKSGMDAHQQCIIFRKYGDYLYQKGNYDEAMTQYIKAIDTTEPSQVIRKFLDTQRIHNLIEYLEELHERGKATSDHTTLLLNCYAKLKDVDKLEKFIKSPGDLKFDLDTAISMCRQGGYYDQAAYLAKKHGENELVVDILIEDSKAFDDALDFIWHLDPDTAYACLMKYARVLIEHCSMDATRLFVDYYTSKYKPRIDPPAVSPDAPVTNNGGGFVTGAANAVQNLSNLLPLPYMNPLAVGSNSQAATKPTVSDAEVVKPEGLATPTYTPPRPRTAFSSFIDHPDEFIIFLEALLKEGTNSLSEADKIDIHTTLFEMYLHKANEKPGNDQHREEWESKAKSLIISSPPKDSTATSVVPPPTTPGALPKIENSNVLLLSHLASFRTGTVLMQEQSNLLFDIFRSYTSARDTKGAIRALHKYGPSEPQLYPLALSYLTSSPTILSEAGEAELSAILEKIDRDGLMAPLQVVQTLSKHGVATMGMLKPYLQGRIERERKEIRENRRDVEAFRKETEQRRQELEELETKPQVFQATRCGVCGGGLERELPVVHFLCRHSFHGRCLRGVAGVNVDVRGGGGGREAGEAAEGGECPLCAKDNATIRALKKSQEENAERHELFRDDLERSEDRFKTVAQWFGRGVMSVPNVE from the exons ATGGCGTTGACGTGGAGGTCGTTTGACTTCTTCGATGCTACCAAGATCAAGATCGCCGACGACGAAACACGCGCCCTCTTTGAGAGCAATGCCATCTCCAGCGTCTGCTCCGGCTCCGAtagcctcttcctcggcgCCTACGATGGCCACGTCCACATTGTTGGGCGCAGCTGGAAGATCGTCCGGAGCTTCAAGGCGTATGAAACGGGGCCCATTACCCATATGCGCCAGGTCGAGGGCACCAGTCTGCTAGTCACCGTTGCT GAGGAACCAAGCACCAGCGACGCCATCAACCAACCTCTACTTAAAGTCTGGGCTCTCGATAAACCGGCCAAGAAGACGGGCATCCCGACTTGCCTAAGCAGCGTTGCTATCAACAATGGCAAGAAGCCGTTCCCGATATCCGCCTTTACCGCGACCGAAGACCTCTCCCAGCTGGCTGTTGGCTTTGCGAACGGCGCCGTCACTGTCATCCGAGGCGACTTGATCCACGACCTGGGCACGAAGCAGCGCATAATCTACGAGTCGGATGAGCCCATCACGGGCGTCGAGCTGCGCGTTGACGCCAACATTACGACCTTGTTCATCGCTACTACGTCGAGGATCCTGAAGCTGGCGATTTCAGGCAAGGGCCATGGCCAGCCACCCAGGACCGTCGAAGACCAGGGCTGTGGTGTTGGGTGCATGTCGGTTGACAAGGAGACCGGGGACATCGTGGTCGGCCGGGACGATGCGATATACTACTACACACTAGACGGAAGAGGGCCACCAATCGCATACGAAGCGCCCAAGAAGTTGGTCTCGGTGTACCAGGACTATATCGCTCTTGTCTCTCCGCCCACTAATACTGGGGAATCGGACACCATGCGACGGCGGTTCTGGGGAGCCACGGCCGACAGCATCTTCACGTTTACGCTCATACATCCGGATCTGAGGATCATTGCTCACAGCGAGTCTGTTCTTTCGGATGTTAAGCACATTGTTCAGATATGGGGCGACTTGTTCACCATTACACAGGAAGGCCAG GTATTCCGCTATCACCAGAAATCACTGCAGCAAAGACTCGACATGCTCTACCAACGAAATCTCTATACCCTTGCCGTTGAGCTGGCTCAGAAATCCGGCATGGACGCACATCAGCAATGTATCATCTTCCGAAAATATGGCGACTACCTTTATCAAAAAGGGAACTACGACGAGGCTATGACCCAGTATATCAAGGCGATCGATACTACAGAACCATCTCAGGTTATCAGAAAATTCCTGGACACGCAGAGGATACATAACCTTATCGAGTATCTCGAGGAGCTTCATGAGCGTGGCAAAGCGACATCGGATCATACCACCCTGTTGTTGAACTGCTATGCCAAGCTCAAGGACGTGGACAAGCTGGAGAAATTCATCAAGTCTCCCGGAGACCTCAAGTTCGATCTTGACACAGCCATCTCCATGTGCAGGCAAGGAGGATACTACGACCAAGCTGCATATCTTGCCAAGAAGCACGGTGAGAACGAGCTTGTTGTTGACATCCTTATTGAGGATTCCAAGGCTTTTGACGATGCGCTCGACTTTATATGGCATTTGGATCCCGACACA GCCTACGCTTGTCTTATGAAGTACGCCCGCGTGCTTATTGAACATTGCTCAATGGACGCGACTCGTCTCTTCGTCGATTATTATACCAGCAAATACAAACCAAGGATAGATCCTCCTGCCGTGTCTCCCGACGCTCCTGTCACGAACAATGGGGGAGGCTTTGTAACCGGAGCTGCAAACGCCGTCCAAAACCTCAGCAATCTCTTGCCGCTACCGTACATGAACCCATTGGCTGTAGGGTCAAACAGCCAGGCGGCAACCAAGCCAACCGTCAGTGATGCTGAGGTGGTCAAGCCAGAAGGGCTGGCAACACCCACTTACACACCTCCCCGGCCTCGAAcggccttctcttccttcatCGACCATCCGGACGagttcatcatcttcctggAAGCCCTCCTTAAAGAGGGCACCAACTCCTTGTCAGAAGCCGACAAGATTGATATACACACCACCCTCTTTGAGATGTACCTCCACAAGGCCAACGAGAAGCCAGGTAACGATCAGCACCGAGAAGAATGGGAATCCAAAGCCAAGTCCctcatcatctcctcccctcccaaaGACTCCACAGCAACATCAGTAGTACCACCGCCCACAACCCCCGGCGCCCTCCCCAAAATCGAAAACTCCAACGTCCTCCTACTCTCGCACCTCGCCTCCTTCCGCACCGGCACCGTTCTGATGCAAGAACAATCCAACCTCCTCTTTGACATCTTCCGCTCCTACACCTCGGCGCGGGACACCAAAGGCGCCATCCGCGCCCTCCACAAATACGGTCCTTCGGAGCCCCAGCTCTACCCGCTCGCCCTCTCCTATCTGACTAGTTCTCCTACCATCCTCTCCGAAGCCGGCGAGGCCGAGCTCTCTGCCATCTTGGAAAAAATCGACCGCGACGGCCTGATGGCTCCCCTCCAAGTCGTCCAGACGCTAAGCAAGCACGGCGTGGCGACGATGGGTATGTTGAAGCCGTATTTGCAGGGGCGGAtcgagagggagaggaaggaaatcAGGGAGAATCGGAGGGATGTGGAGGCTTTTAGGAAGGAGACGGAGCAGAGAAGgcaggagctggaggagctggagaccAAGCCGCAGGTGTTTCAGGCGACGAGGTGCGGCGTTTGTGGAGGTGGACTGGAGAGGGAGTTGCCGGTTGTGCACTTTTTATGTAGACATAGTTTCCATGGGAGGTGTTTGAGGGGGGTGGCGGGGGTCAATGTTGACGTtaggggaggtggtggtggtagagaGGCAGGAGAGGCAGCAGAGGGAGGTGAGTGTCCGTTGTGTGCCAAGGATAATGCGACCATTAGGGCGTTGAAGAAGAGTCAGGAGGAGAACGCAGAACGGCATGAGTTGTTTAGGGATGATTTGGAGAGGAGCGAGGATCGGTTTAAGACGGTTGCGCAGTGGTTTGGGAGGGGGGTGATGAGCGTGCCGAATGTTGAGTGA
- a CDS encoding lipoyltransferase and lipoate-protein ligase, which yields MAAVLLRNTTCGIRCLTKGPAFISTTATISSSHGFGLLTKLRRSYGTTISQDLLNKKVQVYQSTSKDPYLNLSIEHHLLQHSHPESYVLFLYINDPCVVIGRNQNPWLEVNLPALQEAEDIKLVRRRSGGGTVFHDHGNVNWSVICPPAVFDRDRHAEMVVRALKDLGVTTAKVNERHDIVIAGDGRGNGQDIFKVSGSAYKLTRLRSLHHGTCLLNSPRLKNIGKFLRSPGEPYIKARGVESVRSPIRNVDVDTEEFTKGVVDEFRAMYEEQCGEDVTVKCVGEEDVKNMDNIRKGMDELTSIPWIYGQTPQFTFSSRPTEDDPRERPPLDLDVQSDFNVQFTLRHGEIQTANVSGLKYEGTAMDGDIYDGMISQTLAKGSEDDSAVKLYEIKDWATVLKSATAGQAFKVSDSSLNSISEWLNKVFPGNHFR from the exons ATGGCCGCCGTGCTTTTGCGCAACACAACCTGTGGCATCCGTTGCTTGACAAAGGGTCCGGCCTTCATCAGCACTACCGCGACTATCTCGTCCAGTCATGGCTTCGGTCTGCTCACCAAACTTCGCCGGTCTTATGGCACAACCATCAGCCAAGATCTGTTGAACAAAAAGGTCCAGGTTTATCAGTCCACTTCCAAGGACCCATATCTGAACCTTTCCATCGAGCATCACCTTCTCCAGCACTCACACCCCGAATCTTACGTCCTCTTTCTCTACATCAATGACCCTTGCGTCGTCATTGGACGCAACCAAAATCCATGGCTTGAAGTCAACTTGCCTGCCCTGCAAGAAGCAGAGGACATCAAGCTCGTTCGTCGTCGCTCCGGTGGTGGTACCGTCTTTCATGACCATGGCAATGTGAACTGGAGCGTCATCTGCCCACCCGCTGTCTTCGACCGAGACAGGCATGCCGAGATGGTTGTCCGGGCGCTCAAGGATCTGGGGGTTACCACCGCCAAGGTCAACGAGCGTCACGACATCGTTATTGCCGGTGACGGAAGGGGCAACGGACAGGACATCTTCAAGGTCTCTGGGTCCGCCTACAAGCTTACCAGGCTGAGATCACTTCACCATGGGACATGTCTTCTCAACTCCCCACGGTTGAAGAACATTGGCAAATTCCTGAGAAGTCCTGGTGAGCCGTACATCAAGGCCAGGGGTGTGGAGAGTGTGAGATCGCCAATTCGGAACGTTGATGTCGACACAGAGGAATTCACAAAGGGCGTTGTGGATGAGTTTCGCGCCATGTACGAAGAGCAGTGTGGTGAAGATGTAACAGTAAAATgtgttggggaggaggacgtGAAAAACATGGACAATATCCGCAAGGGTATGGACGAGTTAACG TCTATTCCGTGGATATACGGCCAAACACCCCAGTTCACCTTCTCTTCTCGCCCAACTGAAGATGACCCAAGGGAACGTCCACCTCTGGACCTTGACGTACAGTCAGAC TTCAATGTTCAGTTTACCCTTCGCCATGGTGAGATTCAGACCGCCAATGTTTCTGGCCTCAAGTACGAAGGTACTGCTATGGACGGGGACATCTACGATGGAATGATTAGCCAGACCTTGGCCAAGGGTTCAGAAGATGACAGTGCAGTTAAACTGTACGAGATCAAGGACTGGGCGACAGTTCTCAAGTCGGCTACCGCCGGGCAGGCATTCAAAGTGTCTGATTCTTCCCTGAACAGCATCTCTGAGTGGTTGAACAAGGTGTTTCCCGGGAACCACTTTCGATAA
- the aro-3 gene encoding chorismate synthase, which produces MSTFGHYFRVTTYGESHCKSVGCIVDGVPPGMELTEDDIQPQMTRRRPGQSAITTPRDEKDRVIIQSGTEFGVTLGTPIGMLVMNEDQRPKDYGNKTMDIYPRPSHADWTYLEKYGVKASSGGGRSSARETIGRVAAGAIAEKYLKLAYGVEIVAFVSSVGSEHLFPPTAEHPSPSTNPEFLKLVNSITRETVDSFLPVRCPDAEANKRMEDLITKFRDNHDSIGGTVTCVIRNVPSGLGEPAFDKLEAMLAHAMLSIPATKGFEVGSGFGGCEVPGSIHNDPFVSAENTEIPPSVAASGAARNGIPRPKLTTKTNFSGGIQGGISNGAPIYFRVGFKPAATIGQEQTTATYDGTSEGVLAAKGRHDPSVVPRAVPIVEAMAALVIMDAVLAQQARHTAKSLLPPLKQTINSGKDTVGNGVSENVQESDLAQ; this is translated from the exons ATGTCTACCTTCGGCCACTATTTCCGTGTCACGAC CTATGGCGAGTCGCACTGCAAGTCGGTCGGCTGCATTGTCGATGGCGTTCCTCCCGGCATGGAGCTCACCGAGGACGATATCCAGCCTCAGATGACCCGCAGACGTCCCGGACAGagcgccatcaccaccccgAGAGACGAGAAGGACAGAGTCATCATCCAGTCCGGCACTGAGTTCGGCGTCACTCTCGGAACGCCAATTGGCATGCTGGTCATGAACGAGGACCAGCGCCCCAAAG ACTACGGTAACAAGACTATGGACATCTACCCCCGCCCTTCCCACGCCGACTGGACCTACCTCGAGAAATATGGCGTCAAGGCCTCCTCGGGTGGCGGCCGCTCTTCCGCCCGCGAGACCATCGGCCGTGTCGCTGCTGGTGCCATCGCCGAGAAGTATCTCAAGCTCGCCTACGGTGTCGAGATCGTCGCCTTCGTCTCCTCGGTCGGTTCCGAGCACCTCTTCCCTCCCACGGCCGAACACCCCAGCCCGAGCACCAACCCCGAGTTCCTCAAGCTCGTCAACTCCATCACCCGCGAGACCGTCGACAGCTTCCTGCCCGTCCGTTGCCCCGATGCCGAGGCCAACAAGCGCATGGAGGATTTGATCACCAAGTTCAGGGACAACCACGACAGTATTGGCGGCACCGTCACCTGCGTCATTCGCAACGTTCCCAGCGGCTTGGGCGAGCCTGCTTTCGACAAGCTCGAGGCCATGCTGGCGCACGCCATGCTCAGCATTCCCGCGACCAAGGGCTTCGAGGTCGGTTCCGGTTTTGGAGGCTGCGAGGTTCCCGGCTCGATTCACAACGACCCCTTCGTCTCTGCCGAGAACACCGAGATCCCCCCTAGCGTGGCCGCCAGCGGCGCTGCTCGCAATGGCATCCCCCGCCCCAAGCTGACCACCAAGACCAACTTCTCTGGTGGTATCCAGGGTGGTATCAGCAACGGTGCGCCCATCTACTTCAGAGTCGGCTTCAAGCCTGCTGCCACCATCGGCCAGGAGCAGACTACTGCCACCTACGATGGTACTTCGGAGGGTGTTCTCGCCGCCAAGGGTAGACACGACCCCAGCGTGGTGCCTCGCGCCGTGCCTATTGTCGAGGCCATGGCGGCTTTGGTGATCATGGATGCTGTTTTGGCGCAGCAGGCCAGGCACACTGCCAAGAGCTTGCTTCCTCCCCTCAAGCAGACCATCAACTCCGGAAAGGACACCGTAGGAAACGGTGTTTCTGAAAACGTTCAGGAGTCGGACCTTGCGCAATAG